In Candidatus Methylomirabilis sp., the genomic window GGCAGGCCGTCAGTGAGATAGATGACAGGACCATTTACTACCACACTCTCGAAGCCCGAGTGCGGCGCAAGCACAGGCAAAACGACTTTTCCGCCTGGTTGCGAGATCGCCTCAGCCTGCCGGCCCTGGCCGCCAGGATCGAGGCCTTGAACCCCTTCACTGGGGGTCTGGAATGGGTGAGGATACAGATGTTAGCCTCTTGCGACCAGGTGCTCATCCAAGGGCGAGACTTATGAATGCCGTGAGCCTTGACGACTACCGGGGGGTCACGTCAAAAGGGACCATGTGCTTCCTCCGATCGCTCGCGGAACGTGTCCGGGGCCGACGGTTCCTGCATGTGAATTCCACCAGTCATGGCGGGGGGGTTGCCGAGATCCTCCATCGGCTGATTCCGATCATGGTTGGCCTTGGGGTCGATGCGCGCTGGGAGGTGATGAAGGGCAACTCTGCCTTCTTCTCTGCTACGAAAGCTCTTCACAACAGCCTCCAGGGACAGAAGGCGTCGATCACCAAAGAGATACTCAGCGACTACATCGAGACGAATCAAGAAAACGCCAGAAACCTGTCGCTGGAAGGGGACGTGGTGCTCATCCACGACCCTCAGCCTGCGCCGCTCATCCAATATCGCTTACCGGAAGGGAAATGGGTCTGGCGCTGCCATATCGATCTGTCGCATCCGCAATGGCCGGCCTGGCGAGCGCTCCGAAGGTTTGTCAAGAGGTACAATGCAGCCGTCTTCTCGTTGCCGAAGTTCGCGCAACGACTCCCTCTCCCGCAGTACCTTGTGTATCCCTCAATCGACCCGCTCAGCAAGAAGAATTGCGACCTCAGCACGACCGAGGTAGACGAGATCCTGGCCCGATTAGCAATCCCGAGGGACAAGCCGATTCTTCTCCAGGTATCCCGGTTCGACCGCTTCAAGGACCCTGTCGGGGTCATCA contains:
- a CDS encoding glycosyltransferase, whose translation is MNAVSLDDYRGVTSKGTMCFLRSLAERVRGRRFLHVNSTSHGGGVAEILHRLIPIMVGLGVDARWEVMKGNSAFFSATKALHNSLQGQKASITKEILSDYIETNQENARNLSLEGDVVLIHDPQPAPLIQYRLPEGKWVWRCHIDLSHPQWPAWRALRRFVKRYNAAVFSLPKFAQRLPLPQYLVYPSIDPLSKKNCDLSTTEVDEILARLAIPRDKPILLQVSRFDRFKDPVGVIRAYRLVKKHHDCRLILAGGGAEDDPEGAAVLAEVREEAGYDPDIHVLELPPDAHLEINALQRAATIVVQKSIREGFGLTVAEAMWKGKPVVGGAAGGITVQVIDDVTGYTVHSIEGAAFRVRHLLNNPDLIARMGEAGREYIRREFLITRHLADYLTLLMVLTE